The Equus caballus isolate H_3958 breed thoroughbred chromosome 12, TB-T2T, whole genome shotgun sequence genome contains a region encoding:
- the POLR2L gene encoding DNA-directed RNA polymerases I, II, and III subunit RPABC5, whose product MIIPVRCFTCGKIVGNKWEAYLGLLQAEYTEGDALDALGLKRYCCRRMLLAHVDLIEKLLNYAPLEK is encoded by the exons ATGATCATTCCCGTGCGCTGCTTCACCTGCGGCAAGATCGTCGGCAACAAGTGGGAGGCCTACCTGGGGCTCCTGCAGGCCGAGTACACCGAAGG GGATGCCCTGGACGCGCTGGGTCTGAAGCGCTACTGCTGCCGCCGCATGCTGCTAGCCCACGTTGACCTGATCGAGAAGCTGCTCAATTATGCGCCCCTGGAGAAGTGA
- the CD151 gene encoding CD151 antigen yields the protein MGEFNEKKTTCGTVCLKYLLFTFNCCFWLAGLAVMAVGIWTLALKSDYISLLASGTYLATAYILVVAGVVVMVTGVLGCCATFKERRNLLRLYFILLLIIFLLEIIAGVLAYVYYQQLNAELKENLKDTMTKRYHQKGHEGVTSAVDKLQQEFHCCGSNNSQDWRDSEWIRSGEAGGRVVPDSCCKTVVAGCGQRDHASNIYKVEGGCISKLETFIQEHLRIIGAVGIGIACVQVFGMIFTCCLYKSLKLEHY from the exons ATGGGTGAGTTCAACGAGAAGAAGACGACATGTGGCACCGTCTGCCTCAAGTACCTGCTCTTCACCTTCAACTGCTGCTTCTGG CTGGCCGGTCTGGCGGTTATGGCAGTGGGCATCTGGACACTGGCCCTCAAGAGCGACTACATCAGTCTGCTGGCCTCAGGCACCTACCTGGCCACAGCCTACATCCTGGTGGTGGCTGGCGTTGTTGTCATGGTGACCGGTGTCCTGGGCTGCTGCGCCACCTTCAAGGAGCGGCGGAACCTGCTGCGCCTG TACTTCATCCTGCTCCTCATCATCTTTCTGCTGGAGATCATTGCTGGCGTCCTGGCCTACGTGTACTACCAGCAG cTGAACGCAGAGCTCAAGGAGAACCTGAAGGACACCATGACCAAGCGGTACCACCAGAAGGGCCACGAGGGCGTGACCAGTGCGGTGGACAAGCTGCAGCAGGAG TTCCACTGCTGTGGCAGCAACAACTCCCAGGACTGGCGGGACAGTGAATGGATCCGCTCGGGCGAGGCAGGTGGCCGTGTGGTCCCAGACAGCTGCTGCAAGACTGTGGTGGCCGGCTGCGGGCAGCGGGACCACGCCTCCAACATCTACAAGGTGGAG gGCGGCTGcatcagcaagctggagaccttCATCCAGGAGCACCTGAGGATCATCGGGGCTGTGGGCATCGGCATCGCCTGTGTGCAG GTCTTTGGTATGATCTTCACGTGCTGCCTGTACAAGAGCCTGAAGCTGGAGCACTACTGA